The Oenanthe melanoleuca isolate GR-GAL-2019-014 chromosome 1A, OMel1.0, whole genome shotgun sequence genome contains a region encoding:
- the CREBL2 gene encoding cAMP-responsive element-binding protein-like 2 isoform X3: MDDSKVVGGKVKKPGKRGRKPAKIDLKAKLERSRQSARECRARKKLRYQYLEELVSSRERAICALREELEMYKQWCMAMDQGKIPSEIKALLTGEEQGKAQQNSTKLAKAAKTEANSSNP, encoded by the exons ATGGATGACAGCAAG GTGGTTGGAGGCAAGGTAAAGAAACCAGGCAAACGAGGTCGTAAACCAGCCAAAATAGACTTGAAGGCAAAACTTGAAAGAAGTCGTCAGAGTGCAAGAGAGTGCAGAGCCAGGAAGAAGCTGAGGTACCAGTACTTGGAAGAGCTGGTTTCAAGCAGAGAGCGAGCCATCTGTGCTCTGAGAGAAGAGCTTGAAATG TACAAGCAGTGGTGCATGGCCATGGACCAAGGGAAAATCCCCTCGGAAATAAAAGCCCTGCTAACTGGAGAGGAGCaaggcaaagcacagcagaactCAACCAAACTTGCCAAGGCTGCAAAGACAGAGGCAAACAGCAGCAATCCCT GA
- the CREBL2 gene encoding cAMP-responsive element-binding protein-like 2 isoform X1 gives MDDSKVVGGKVKKPGKRGRKPAKIDLKAKLERSRQSARECRARKKLRYQYLEELVSSRERAICALREELEMYKQWCMAMDQGKIPSEIKALLTGEEQGKAQQNSTKLAKAAKTEANSSNPW, from the exons ATGGATGACAGCAAG GTGGTTGGAGGCAAGGTAAAGAAACCAGGCAAACGAGGTCGTAAACCAGCCAAAATAGACTTGAAGGCAAAACTTGAAAGAAGTCGTCAGAGTGCAAGAGAGTGCAGAGCCAGGAAGAAGCTGAGGTACCAGTACTTGGAAGAGCTGGTTTCAAGCAGAGAGCGAGCCATCTGTGCTCTGAGAGAAGAGCTTGAAATG TACAAGCAGTGGTGCATGGCCATGGACCAAGGGAAAATCCCCTCGGAAATAAAAGCCCTGCTAACTGGAGAGGAGCaaggcaaagcacagcagaactCAACCAAACTTGCCAAGGCTGCAAAGACAGAGGCAAACAGCAGCAATCCCT
- the CREBL2 gene encoding cAMP-responsive element-binding protein-like 2 isoform X2 has product MDDSKVVGGKVKKPGKRGRKPAKIDLKAKLERSRQSARECRARKKLRYQYLEELVSSRERAICALREELEMYKQWCMAMDQGKIPSEIKALLTGEEQGKAQQNSTKLAKAAKTEANSSNP; this is encoded by the exons ATGGATGACAGCAAG GTGGTTGGAGGCAAGGTAAAGAAACCAGGCAAACGAGGTCGTAAACCAGCCAAAATAGACTTGAAGGCAAAACTTGAAAGAAGTCGTCAGAGTGCAAGAGAGTGCAGAGCCAGGAAGAAGCTGAGGTACCAGTACTTGGAAGAGCTGGTTTCAAGCAGAGAGCGAGCCATCTGTGCTCTGAGAGAAGAGCTTGAAATG TACAAGCAGTGGTGCATGGCCATGGACCAAGGGAAAATCCCCTCGGAAATAAAAGCCCTGCTAACTGGAGAGGAGCaaggcaaagcacagcagaactCAACCAAACTTGCCAAGGCTGCAAAGACAGAGGCAAACAGCAGCAATCCCT ga